In one Streptomyces marincola genomic region, the following are encoded:
- a CDS encoding STAS domain-containing protein, producing MSETECGLAITQRPDPGGPLLLHVAGALDHHTAHRLREVFAAVPFDTTPSVVVDLSGLEYCDSTGLTVLITAYHEAVNAGSALRVAGARPAQERVFRVTGIDRVIPLHPTLEHAMDHLRR from the coding sequence GTGAGCGAAACGGAGTGCGGTCTGGCCATCACCCAGCGGCCCGATCCCGGTGGGCCGCTCCTGCTGCACGTGGCGGGGGCTTTGGACCACCACACCGCCCACCGGCTTCGTGAGGTGTTCGCGGCGGTGCCGTTCGACACGACGCCGAGCGTGGTCGTGGACCTGTCGGGTCTGGAGTACTGCGACTCCACCGGGCTCACTGTGCTGATCACCGCTTACCACGAGGCGGTGAACGCGGGCTCGGCCTTGCGCGTCGCCGGGGCCCGGCCCGCTCAGGAGCGCGTATTCCGGGTCACGGGGATCGACCGGGTCATACCGCTGCACCCGACGCTCGAGCACGCCATGGATCACTTGCGGCGGTGA
- a CDS encoding SpoIIE family protein phosphatase gives MVRSEDTEHEVPVVAGAEVFAADHEVGRDLVAVDWAETPLGPPETWPQSLRTAVSILLSSRFPMWMAWGPRLTFFCNAAYRRDTLGRKYPWALGRPASEVWAEIWDDIGPRIDTVLTSGQATWDEALLLFVERSGYTEESYHTFSYSPLRDDDGAVVGMLCVVSEDTERIIGERRMATLRDLGSDPSVIRTEQEVLDFACQQLAANPRDFPFTLTYLYDDDSTARLVRTTGLPAGHPAAVHAAHLDDPTALWPAADLACGESALIDLRGAPFVDLPTGSWDQPPTRALVVPLQQGNAPFGFLVAALNRYRALDDGYRGFVELVAGHLASGVGSARSYQTQQQRAEELAELDRAKTTFFSNISHEFRTPLTLIMGPVQELRNRLADDARARQELDIIHRNGLRLSKLVNTLLDFSRIEAGRMRASYAPVDLGMVTGELASVFRSAIDKAGLAFHVDCAPMRQPVHIDRDMWEKVILNLLSNALKFTFDGFIAVSVREEDQHAVVTVTDTGIGVPETELPRLFERFHRIENVRSRSNEGSGIGLALVQELVGLHGGTITARSTEGEGTSFSIRLPFGTAHLPADSLRPATAPPAAFATADPYLQEALRWLPSDSATDAQPREITDDKAPARTPGSVTPARVLVADDNADMREYLTRLLSGAGYQVHAVTDGRQALEAIRQDPPDLVVSDVMMPRLDGLQLVASLRADARTASLPVLLLSARAGQEASIEGLQAGADDYLVKPFAAAELLARVEANVKLARLRTHHARWRTALVDSLQEAFFVCDEQGAVIEINAAFTEILGYGPEALPYQPVHPWWPDAETDPEAHRQVGEAFNQLLDVPQGSYSIPVTHRDGRRLWVTASFAHAQDPETGRRVTVGTFRDVTAEHYAIQRESALAALSTTLSRAASLPDALRGGLYELRSLWRAKNALAAVFSDGDEPHLTTADGASWHELPEAHRRVLTETRLRPLLTPVHDRTGAGIVIEHPSGPMVLWLDLGEHRPFTEQDQLLLSLLAGHLAQGLTRAHQIDQQRETAIALQRAILGPSNLPDGFAVRYEPATQPLEVGGDWYDTITLPDGRIGIVVGDCVGRGLEAASVMGQLRSACRALLLQDASPAQVLMALDHFAATIPGAPCTTVFCGVLTPDTGHLTYSSAGHPPGILTHPDGTTQLLEEGRSIPLAVRPGRTRPEAECVMPARGTLLLYTDGLVERRRRPLMAGIGQASEAVQQGRDVAVDDLATQVMSRLAPADGYDDDVALLLYRHPAPLDMSFPAESSHLAPVRKALRSWLDQCDLPPHTVQNVLVAAGEACANAIEHGHRDAPGDLVRLRAEAFVHDLRLTITDTGRWKPPQPELNAHRGRGVTLMRSLMQQVTITPGSAGTIVDMHTRIA, from the coding sequence GTGGTGCGCTCGGAAGACACCGAGCACGAGGTGCCGGTGGTGGCCGGCGCCGAGGTGTTCGCCGCCGACCACGAGGTCGGCAGGGACCTTGTCGCCGTGGACTGGGCCGAGACCCCCTTGGGACCGCCGGAGACCTGGCCGCAGAGCCTGCGCACCGCGGTGAGCATCCTGCTCTCCTCGCGGTTCCCGATGTGGATGGCCTGGGGGCCGCGGCTGACGTTCTTCTGCAACGCCGCCTACCGCCGCGACACGCTGGGCCGCAAGTACCCCTGGGCGCTGGGCCGCCCCGCCAGCGAGGTGTGGGCAGAGATCTGGGACGACATCGGCCCCCGCATCGACACCGTCCTCACCAGCGGGCAAGCGACCTGGGACGAGGCGCTGCTGCTGTTCGTGGAACGTTCCGGCTACACCGAGGAGAGCTACCACACCTTCTCCTACAGCCCGTTGCGCGACGACGACGGCGCCGTGGTCGGCATGCTGTGCGTGGTCAGCGAGGACACCGAGCGGATCATCGGCGAGCGCCGGATGGCGACCCTGCGCGACCTGGGCTCCGACCCCAGCGTCATTCGCACCGAGCAGGAGGTGCTGGACTTCGCCTGCCAGCAACTCGCCGCCAACCCGCGGGACTTCCCGTTCACCCTCACCTACCTGTACGACGACGACAGTACGGCCCGGCTCGTGCGCACCACCGGCCTGCCCGCAGGCCACCCGGCCGCCGTGCACGCCGCACACCTCGACGACCCGACCGCCCTATGGCCCGCCGCGGACCTGGCCTGCGGCGAATCCGCGCTGATCGACCTGCGAGGCGCCCCGTTCGTCGACCTCCCGACCGGAAGCTGGGACCAACCACCCACCCGGGCACTGGTCGTCCCCCTGCAACAGGGCAACGCGCCCTTCGGCTTCCTGGTGGCCGCCCTCAACCGGTACCGAGCCCTCGACGACGGCTACCGCGGGTTCGTCGAACTGGTCGCCGGCCACCTCGCCTCGGGCGTCGGCAGCGCCCGCAGCTACCAGACCCAGCAGCAGCGGGCAGAAGAACTCGCAGAGCTCGACCGGGCCAAGACCACGTTCTTCTCCAACATCAGTCACGAGTTCCGCACTCCCCTCACGCTGATCATGGGCCCCGTCCAAGAGCTTCGGAACCGGCTGGCGGACGACGCGAGGGCACGGCAGGAACTGGACATCATCCACCGCAACGGGCTGCGCCTGAGCAAGCTCGTCAACACCCTGCTCGACTTCTCCCGCATCGAGGCGGGCCGGATGCGCGCCAGCTATGCCCCCGTCGACCTCGGGATGGTCACCGGGGAGCTGGCCAGTGTGTTCCGCTCCGCCATCGACAAGGCCGGCCTCGCCTTCCACGTCGACTGCGCCCCGATGCGGCAGCCGGTCCACATCGATCGGGACATGTGGGAGAAGGTGATCCTCAACCTGCTCAGCAACGCGTTGAAGTTCACCTTCGACGGCTTCATCGCCGTCTCCGTGCGCGAGGAGGACCAGCACGCGGTCGTGACCGTCACGGACACCGGAATCGGAGTACCGGAGACGGAGCTGCCCCGGCTGTTCGAACGCTTCCACCGCATCGAGAACGTCCGTTCCCGTTCGAACGAGGGCAGCGGCATCGGACTGGCGCTCGTCCAGGAGCTCGTCGGACTGCACGGGGGCACCATCACCGCCCGATCCACGGAGGGCGAGGGCACCTCGTTCAGCATCCGGCTGCCCTTCGGCACCGCCCACCTGCCCGCCGACTCCCTCCGCCCCGCCACCGCGCCCCCCGCGGCCTTCGCCACGGCAGACCCCTACCTCCAGGAAGCGCTGCGCTGGCTGCCCTCCGACTCAGCGACGGACGCCCAGCCGCGAGAAATCACCGACGACAAGGCACCCGCCCGCACCCCCGGCTCGGTGACCCCCGCACGCGTGCTCGTCGCCGACGACAACGCCGACATGCGGGAGTACCTCACCCGCCTGCTGAGCGGTGCGGGCTACCAGGTGCACGCGGTCACCGACGGCCGGCAGGCACTCGAAGCCATCCGGCAGGACCCCCCCGACCTGGTCGTCAGCGACGTCATGATGCCCCGCCTCGACGGCCTCCAACTCGTCGCCTCCCTGCGCGCCGACGCCCGCACCGCCTCGCTGCCCGTGCTGCTCCTGTCGGCCCGGGCCGGCCAGGAGGCATCCATCGAAGGCCTCCAGGCCGGCGCCGACGACTACCTGGTCAAACCATTCGCCGCCGCCGAACTCCTCGCCCGCGTCGAGGCCAACGTCAAACTGGCCCGCCTGCGCACCCACCACGCACGCTGGCGCACCGCGCTCGTGGACTCCCTCCAGGAAGCCTTCTTCGTCTGTGACGAGCAGGGCGCCGTCATCGAGATCAACGCCGCCTTCACCGAAATACTCGGCTACGGCCCCGAAGCCCTGCCCTACCAGCCGGTCCACCCCTGGTGGCCGGACGCCGAGACGGACCCCGAAGCCCATCGGCAGGTCGGCGAGGCGTTCAACCAGCTCCTGGACGTCCCACAGGGCTCGTACAGCATTCCCGTCACCCACCGGGACGGACGCAGGCTCTGGGTGACCGCGAGTTTCGCGCACGCCCAGGACCCGGAAACGGGGCGCCGCGTCACCGTCGGCACCTTCCGCGACGTCACCGCCGAGCACTACGCGATCCAGCGTGAGAGCGCCCTGGCCGCCCTCAGCACGACCCTGTCGCGGGCGGCGAGCCTACCCGACGCGCTGCGCGGCGGCCTGTACGAGCTGCGAAGCCTCTGGCGGGCCAAGAACGCACTGGCCGCCGTCTTCAGCGACGGTGACGAACCGCACCTGACGACCGCCGACGGCGCGTCCTGGCACGAACTGCCCGAGGCCCACCGGCGGGTGCTCACCGAGACCCGCCTGCGTCCCCTGCTGACCCCCGTGCACGACCGCACAGGAGCCGGCATCGTCATCGAGCACCCCAGCGGGCCGATGGTCCTGTGGCTCGACCTGGGGGAGCACCGGCCCTTCACCGAGCAGGACCAGCTCCTGCTCTCCCTGCTGGCCGGTCACCTGGCGCAAGGTCTGACCCGTGCGCACCAAATCGACCAGCAGCGGGAAACCGCCATCGCACTCCAGCGCGCCATCCTCGGCCCGTCCAACCTCCCCGACGGCTTCGCCGTCCGCTACGAGCCCGCCACCCAGCCGCTCGAAGTCGGCGGTGACTGGTACGACACGATCACCCTGCCCGACGGCCGCATCGGCATCGTTGTCGGCGACTGCGTCGGCCGCGGCCTGGAAGCCGCCTCCGTCATGGGGCAGTTGCGCAGCGCCTGCCGCGCCCTGCTCCTACAGGACGCCAGCCCCGCCCAAGTGCTCATGGCCCTCGACCACTTCGCGGCGACCATCCCCGGGGCCCCGTGCACCACGGTCTTCTGCGGCGTGCTCACCCCGGACACCGGCCACCTGACATACTCAAGCGCCGGCCACCCACCGGGCATTCTCACTCACCCCGACGGCACCACTCAACTGCTTGAGGAGGGACGCTCCATCCCCCTCGCGGTGCGCCCCGGACGAACGCGCCCGGAAGCCGAGTGCGTCATGCCCGCGCGTGGCACCCTGCTGCTGTACACCGACGGCCTGGTCGAACGCCGCCGGCGACCGCTGATGGCGGGCATCGGCCAGGCCAGTGAGGCCGTCCAGCAAGGACGCGACGTCGCTGTGGACGATCTGGCCACCCAGGTCATGAGCCGGCTGGCCCCCGCCGATGGCTACGACGACGATGTCGCGCTGCTCCTCTACCGCCACCCGGCGCCCCTGGACATGTCCTTCCCCGCCGAGTCCTCCCACCTCGCACCGGTCCGCAAGGCGCTCCGCAGCTGGCTGGACCAGTGCGATCTGCCCCCGCACACGGTCCAGAACGTCCTGGTCGCGGCGGGCGAGGCGTGCGCGAACGCCATCGAGCACGGACACCGGGACGCGCCGGGCGACCTCGTGCGCCTGCGCGCCGAGGCGTTCGTGCACGACCTGCGCCTCACCATCACCGACACCGGCCGGTGGAAGCCCCCGCAGCCCGAGCTGAACGCCCACCGCGGCCGTGGCGTCACGCTGATGCGTTCTTTGATGCAGCAGGTCACCATCACCCCCGGTTCCGCCGGCACCATCGTCGACATGCACACGAGGATCGCCTGA
- a CDS encoding STAS domain-containing protein, with product MTTPLTLTPGRRPDGTHHLAVTGEIDMSNAGLLTAALEETTGPLVLDLTAVEYLDSAGLSVLFAHADRMEVVATPLLGPVLTVSGLVDLVTVHGLDAGEPPLPRAPEA from the coding sequence ATGACCACCCCGCTCACCCTCACCCCCGGCCGGCGTCCCGACGGCACCCATCACCTCGCCGTCACCGGTGAGATCGACATGAGCAACGCCGGCCTCCTCACCGCTGCCTTGGAAGAGACCACGGGGCCGTTGGTACTGGATCTGACGGCCGTCGAGTACCTCGACAGCGCCGGGCTGAGCGTGCTGTTCGCCCATGCCGACCGCATGGAAGTGGTCGCGACCCCCTTGCTGGGACCGGTACTGACCGTCTCCGGGCTGGTCGACCTGGTCACCGTCCACGGTCTCGACGCGGGGGAGCCTCCGCTCCCGCGCGCACCGGAGGCGTGA
- a CDS encoding SpoIIE family protein phosphatase, whose product MARESGLREGGVGRLGMGAALERVSAGVCAVDEAGRVVWANERASGLLARPVAELVGRNARELLCRDAEGQPPGRGDHAWSGPLPSQEEAGFNQTTFLRHDGALLPMQWFFLPCGANDQGVAGLIVFQFAGRVEGNAGSPRAVTELERLALLAETTAQLIDNLDVRQALRRVVGLMLPRLADWAVVDLITEASEVSRSLVVRAQAGTLEVHEELQGPMPPVPETSTMPLSKALRGAASTLTGPEAYEGPPDSGIAVEQRRLFEMTGIQAAAIAPIRGPREVLGALTLGRLSRAEAFDAGDLSLLEDIARRIGIALENARHYQRQRQVAETMQRYLLPQLPELSGVEMAARYVSAPDASHVGGDWYDAFTLPRGDTALAIGDVVGHDLEAAAGMAQLRNMLRAYAWSQDEPPHRIVERLDEAMGHITDVRMATLILAHLVPDDAGRWSLRWTSVGHPPPLLVDHEGVTRFLDEGNGLLLGTALSQPRPDARVALSPGSTLVFYTDGLIETREQPLNIGLERLRRHAASLARRPLDRFVDQLLERTRPADNDDDVALLTVRIPHGIA is encoded by the coding sequence ATGGCACGCGAGTCGGGTCTGCGGGAGGGGGGTGTCGGCCGCCTGGGCATGGGGGCGGCGTTGGAACGCGTAAGCGCTGGCGTGTGCGCTGTGGATGAGGCAGGGCGTGTCGTCTGGGCGAATGAACGCGCTTCGGGGCTGTTGGCGCGTCCTGTCGCGGAACTTGTTGGTCGGAATGCCCGTGAGTTGCTGTGCCGCGACGCTGAGGGGCAACCACCGGGTCGGGGTGATCACGCGTGGTCTGGGCCGTTGCCGTCCCAAGAGGAAGCCGGGTTCAATCAGACCACGTTCCTGCGTCATGACGGCGCCTTGCTGCCTATGCAGTGGTTCTTCCTGCCTTGTGGGGCCAATGACCAGGGTGTGGCTGGACTGATTGTCTTCCAGTTCGCTGGGCGAGTGGAAGGCAATGCCGGTTCACCGCGCGCTGTGACAGAGTTGGAACGGTTGGCCCTGTTGGCTGAGACGACGGCTCAGTTGATCGACAACCTCGATGTGCGTCAGGCTTTGCGGCGTGTGGTGGGGTTGATGTTGCCGCGGCTGGCAGATTGGGCTGTCGTCGATCTGATCACAGAGGCAAGCGAAGTGAGCCGCTCTCTGGTCGTCCGGGCGCAAGCTGGGACTTTGGAAGTGCACGAGGAACTACAGGGGCCCATGCCGCCGGTGCCGGAGACGTCCACAATGCCTCTGTCGAAGGCTTTGCGAGGTGCGGCCTCCACGCTTACTGGCCCGGAGGCTTACGAGGGGCCACCCGACAGCGGTATCGCGGTGGAGCAGCGCAGGCTGTTCGAGATGACGGGCATCCAGGCTGCCGCCATCGCCCCCATCCGCGGCCCCCGTGAAGTACTGGGTGCTCTCACCTTGGGCCGACTGAGTCGTGCTGAGGCTTTCGACGCCGGAGACCTCAGTCTGTTGGAGGACATAGCGCGGCGTATCGGTATCGCCCTGGAGAACGCACGTCATTACCAGCGCCAACGGCAGGTCGCGGAGACCATGCAGCGTTATCTGCTGCCCCAGCTTCCGGAACTGTCCGGTGTGGAAATGGCGGCGCGTTATGTATCCGCCCCGGACGCCTCGCACGTCGGCGGCGACTGGTACGACGCGTTCACCTTGCCCCGCGGCGACACTGCGCTGGCCATTGGCGACGTCGTCGGGCACGATTTGGAAGCTGCGGCCGGTATGGCACAGCTGCGTAACATGCTGCGCGCCTATGCGTGGTCACAGGATGAGCCCCCGCACCGTATCGTCGAGCGTCTGGACGAGGCGATGGGGCACATCACCGACGTCCGTATGGCCACTCTTATTCTGGCCCATCTGGTTCCCGATGACGCCGGCCGCTGGTCGCTGCGGTGGACCAGTGTCGGCCATCCACCCCCGCTGCTCGTCGACCATGAAGGTGTCACTCGTTTCCTCGACGAGGGCAACGGGCTTCTGCTCGGCACTGCTCTCTCTCAGCCGCGTCCCGACGCCCGCGTTGCCCTGTCCCCCGGATCGACCCTCGTGTTCTATACCGATGGGCTGATCGAAACTCGTGAGCAGCCACTCAACATCGGGCTGGAGCGCCTACGTCGCCATGCCGCCTCGCTGGCCCGCCGACCTCTGGACCGTTTCGTCGATCAGCTGCTGGAACGCACCCGTCCCGCGGACAACGACGACGACGTCGCCCTGCTCACTGTTCGTATCCCACACGGCATCGCCTAG